ATTACGGCTTTACAGGCAGAAGATACGGTTTATGGCCCTGGAATTGCTAGTCAGCAGCTCAATATCGCTACCGTACCTTTAAAGATTATTGCTGATGATAAATCTAAACTAACCGGAGAAAACGACCCTGTATTTACAGCACGTTACGAAGGATTTGTAAATGGAGATGATGCTATTAAACTTACGGGTGCGCTTACATTTACCAAACAAGCGGATGGAATTGGTTTTCTGATTATTCCCGGAGGTTTAAGTTCAGCTAATTATGCCATCACTTTTGTAAACGGAAAACTAACAGAAGGAAACGTAGCCTTTTCACCGCTCAATAAAACTTATGGTGATGCCACATTTGATCCCGGTGCAATCAGTAACAGCGGTACACCAACCTACACCATTGCGAATCCGGCAATTGCGATCGTAAACGCGGCTGGTTTATTGGAAATTAAAGGTACAGGTTCAACTACTGTGACTGCAACATTTACCACAGGCGCTTCCGGAACAACTACACTTAAAGTAGAGCCGAAAACTGTAGTTATTACAGCCAATCCGCAAAGCAGGATATATGCACAGGAAAACCCGGTATTATCTGTTAATTATACTGGTCTTGCTTATGGGGAAAATGAAAGTGTTTTAACTACAAAACCACAAATCTCTACTCTGGCCACTATAAACTCTGCTGCGGGTACTTACGCAATCAATGCAAGCGCAGCAGTGGCCCCGAATTATAAATTCAGCTATCAGCAAGGTGTACTTACTGTTACCAGAGCTGCGCTTTCAGTAAAGGCTGAAGATAAGTCAAAATTATATGGACAGGAAAATCCGGTGTTTACCTTAGCTTATACAGGTTTAGCCGCTCAGGATAATATAGGTGACTTAAACCTGAAAGCAGTCGTGACAACAGCGGCAGCAGTTTCTTCGGCGGTAGCAACTTACCCATTGATACCTTCAGGCTTAACGGTAACTACAAATTATACGGTTAGCTATCAATCGGGCTTATTAACTATCAATCCGGCGTCATTAAATATTAAAGCTGATGATGCGGAACGTGGAGCCGGACAGGCAAATCCTGTCTTTACCTTTACCTATACTGGTTTCGTTAATGGTGATAAAGCCGATAACTTAACTTCAGCTCCTTTAGCGGTAACTACGGCTACAGCGAGCTCAGGAAAAGGGATTTACCCAATTACAGTCAGTAATGCTGCAGCTGCAAACTATACCATTACTTATACACCAGGTCAGTTGTTCATCAGAGGCTTACCAACCATTACTTATGCTGATCTGCCAGCCGTAAGTTATGGAGATGCAAACTTTGACCCTGCTGCAATATCAAATTCGGGTGTACAGCCGGTTTATTCTTCAGATAACCTGAATGTTGCTGTGATTGAAAATGGAAAAGTAAAGATTACAGGTATAGGAACAGCAAATATTACAGTATTTTTTGCTGCATCCGCTGATTTTGTAGCGACTACAGCCAGTAAACCATTAACGGTTGCAAAAAGAACCCTGATTATTAGAGTTGACAATAAAACAAGGCTATATGGACAGGCGAATCCTGTGTTAACAGCTACCTATGATGGTTTTGTAAATGGAGAAACTGTGGCTACTGCGATTTCTGCACCCGTTTTACTCACTACAGTTGCTAAACCATTATCCCCTTCAGGTACTTATATTATTTCTGGAAGCGCAGCATCTGCTTTAAATTATAATATCAGTTATGAACCCGGGGTTTTATCAATTGATAAAGCGATACTGAAAGTAACTGCTGATAATAAAACCAGGATATTTGGAATTGATAATCCGTTTTTCACCCTTAAATACAGTGGTTTTGTAAATGCTGAAAACGAATCAGTGATCCAGAATCCACCATTAGCCTCTACTGAAGCTGTAAAAAATTCTGCTGCCGGTACTTATCCGATTGTCCTTTCGGGAGGTTCCGCAGACAACTATACCTTCAGTTACATAAACGGAACGTTAACGATTATCTCTACCACCAGAACCATCACTATGGATGTAATGAATTCAAAAGCTGTAGGTGATCCGGATTTTACACCTGATGCAGTCCTGAGTAGTGGGGAAACGCCAATTTTCAGTAGTGGTGATCCGGCAATTGCAACTATCATAGACAATAAAGTTCACTTAGTTGGTGCTGGAAACGTGATGATTACCGCAACAGCCCCGGTTAATTCAAACTACGCGGCTGCACCATCCGCAAGTCGTTTATTAGTGGTTAATAAATTACCACAGACTATTACCTTCGAAAAAATCCCTGCATTGCAGATTAACGGAACCTATACCTTAAAAGCAGTATCAAGTGCAGGCCTGCCTGTAACTTTTAAAGTCACCAGTCCGGATTATGCAGCATTGACCGGCACCGAACTCAAAGGGTTAAGGATTGGTAAAACGCAAATCACTGCTATTCAGGCAGGAGATAACCGCTATGCAGCTGCGCAAATGATTGTTCAGGAGCTGCAAATTACAGATGCAGCAGGCGAAGCGATCAGAGTTCATCCTGCACTATCAATTAATGGAGATGGAGTTAATGAATTCCTTTCTATTGATGGAATAAGGGATTTCCCACTGAATAAAGTGACGATTATTAACCGGAATGGCCTTAAAGTATTTGACATAGAAGGTTATGACAATGAACAGCATGTTTTCCTTGGGAAATCAAAATCCGGAGAAAGCTTACCTCAGGGTACTTATTTCTGTCTGATTGAATACCAGACTGATAGTCATGTGAAGCGTAAAACGGGCTATTTTATCCTTAAATACTAATTCTTAACAGGCCGGGATTAATCCCGGCCTTATCAAAATATAAAACAGAAATATGAAACTCTTTAAACAGGCATTGTTAACCAGTGCGCTCGTCATGCTGCTGAGCGTAAGCCAGGCGCAGCAATCGGCTACTTTTAACCAATATCAAGATAACCAGGTTCCATTTAATTCTGCCTATTCATTATTAGATAAGGCGGGCTCAGTGAATCTGAACAGCAGAAAGCAATGGGCAGGAATAGAAGGAGCACCCTATACTTTTCAGCTTAATGGAAGCTTACCTATTGAAAAGATCAATGGAGCGGCAGGTCTGTCCCTGACTTATGATAAGTTTAATATTGAAAAACTGACCGAAGTATCCGCCTTTTTTGCCAAGGCAGTACAGCTTTCGGATCAGAACTTCTTTGCAGCCTCTTTTAATGCTGGCTTCAGAAATTATATTGCAAGTTATACAGAAGTTGATCCGAACGATGTGAGTTTTCGTAACGATATCAGAGAAACAGTTGGTACAGCAGGCTTAGGGATCATGTTATATAGCCCGGAAAAGTATTATATAGGCGCTTCTCTGCCAAGATTGAGTTTCCGGAGCCTGGGCAATGCATCAGCTGATGAAAAAAGAAACTATAGCAATACCTATTATTTTAGCGGTGCATACCTGTTTAATTTGAATGAAGATGTGAAATTTAAACCTGCTACAATGGTGTCTTATAGCAGGACTTATAATACAGAAGCTGATTTCTCAGCAACTGTTTATTTAAAAGATAAACTCGGGCTTGGGGTTAACTATAAGACTACAAGTGAGGTTGCAGGAATTATATCAGTTATCTTTAATAATAACGTGAAATTGGGATATAGTTATCAAACGGGGTTTGGTAATTCAAATATCGGGAAGATCAGTAAAGGGTCTCATGAAATTTCTGTAGGCATCCGCTTTGGGGGTAAAGGGCCATTGCAACCAAAATTGTTATAAATGTGTGTTTTGTGAAATCAATTGTGCAGCCTGCCAAAAGCAGGTTGTACAAGATTTCTATTCCAATCCGGCCAAATATTTTATCCAGCCCATCTGGAACATAATTAATTTCTTGTTAATTATGCTAAAACGGTTTTTCAATATTAAAAACATAATATTTGATTATTGCTTTAAACGGAATCTTATATATTTTAAATAATAAAGATGAAGTTATTTTAAATTTATTTTAATTACTTGCAAAACTTATTAAAACATTTTAGTAAGTTTATTAAAGTAATCAAATATATAATGGAAGTAACGGAAAAGCTAGTTAAAAGCACTGAGCTCAAAAGTGAGATTTTAAAGCAATTGTACTTGGAGAAGTCGCTTTCTTGTGCCGAAATGAGCGTTTTATTTAATAAAAGCATCCCAATTATAACTAAAACAATAAATGAGTTAATTAATGAAGGCTTTATTATCGAGGTTGGTTATGCACCGTCAAGCGGAGGCCGCCGGCCATTAATGTATGCTATAAAGCCAGATGCGATGCATATTATGGCGATTGCAATGGATCAGCTTTCTACCCGGATCGCTATTGTTGACCTGAACAATAAGCCGGTAACTGAAATTGAGACTGTCGAGTTGATTTTAAATAACAATGCTGTAGCGCTCTCTCAGTTAATCACTTATATAGAAAATCATATCCTGAAATCCGGGATCAATAAAGAAAGTATCCTGGGGATAGGTATTGGAATGCCTGGTTTTGTGAGTGTAAAAGACGGAAAAAATTACTCTTATCTGGATGCAGAAGGAGAAAAACTGACCGCATATATCACCAATGCTACCGGATTAACTACCTATATAGATAACGATTCCAGCGTGATCGCACTGGCCGAACAGAGATTCGGAGTTGCCAAATCTCTTAAAGAGGTCATGGTGATTAACCTGGGCTGGGGAATTGGCCTTGGAATGATCGTAAATGGAGATATTTTTAGAGGTTACAGTGGTTTTGCAGGTGAATTCAGCCATATCCCCTTATTCGAAGACGGAGAATTATGTATCTGTGGTAAACAAGGTTGTCTTGAAGCAGAAGCATCAATGCTTGTTGTAGTCAAAAAAGCTATTGAAGGGATCAAACACGGACGCTTATCTACTTTAAATTCCTTTGTAGACGGTTCCTTAAAAGTGATGAGTGATGCGATTTTTGAAGCTGCCAATAATGGAGACCAGTTTGTGATTGAATTGCTTTCAGATGCTGGTTATAAGATTGGTAAAGCACTTTCTATCCTCATTCATATTATGAATCCGCAAACCATTGTATTAAGCGGAAGGGGAGCAAAGGCCAGTAAAATAATGATGGCTCCTATGCAGCAGGCTTTAAATAAGTACTGCATTCCAAGACTGGCTGCCAATACAGAACTATTGATCTCCAAACTAGGCTTTGACGGCGAAATTATCGGTGCTGCGGCATTGGTTATGGAGAATTTTGACAATGAACAATTAGCGATAAACACTAAACGATTGACTATGGAGAAACTCACTAAAATTAAGTACTGAGAGTCTGTTGGAATTAGCTACCTGGGTTTTAACAGTCTCCAAACCAAAACGATTAAATCTAAACTTTTAAAAAAACCAAAACATGAAAAAATTACTACTCTTCACTTTATTGATGCCAGGCCTGGCAATGGGAGCAAATCTCAGCAAAGCAGGCAACTCGGTGTTGATTAACTGGCCTATGCATAAGGCCGGTTCTTTAAATGCGTTAAAAGTAGCAGCGACCATTAAAGGAACAGTAAAAGATGCAGGCGGATTACCTTTAGTTGGGGTAAGCGTACAAGTTAAAGGTACGAAACTTAGTACACAGACAGATGCGAATGGTAATTTTGCCATACAGGCCAATGCTGGTGATGTGTTGATTTTCTCGTATATCGGCTTTGCACGTCAGGAAGCTACGGTAGGTTCGGGAACGGTGCAAATCACCTTATTAGAAGATTCAAAACAACTGGGTGAGGTTGTAGTGACTGCCCTGGGTATTAAAAAATCAGAAAAAACAATTACTTATTCCACTCAGCAGGTATCCGGATCAGAATTGACCAGGGTAAAAAGTGATAACTTAATGAATTCTCTGAATGGTAAAGTTTCGGGTGTAACGATTTCACCAAGTGCTTCCGGAGTAGGTGGTTCAGCGAAAGTTATCTTAAGAGGTAACAAATCGGCTGGTGGAAATAACCAACCCTTATATGTAATTGACGGGGTTCCGATTTCAAACGGTTCAAACGCTAACGGACAACCTAACAATACTTTTGGAAGTAACGTAGGACAAGGCGGTGGCGGAACTACAGCAGTAAGTGCAAGTCAGGACGGTGGAGATGGTATATCCAACCTTAACCCGGAAGACATCGAAACACTGACTATTTTGAAAGGTGCATCAGCTTCTGCTTTATATGGTAGCCAGGCGCAAAATGGTGTAATCTTAATTACCACTAAAAAAGGAAAAGCCGGTAAAACTCAAATCAGTTTCTCTTCTTCCATTACCCTTGACCGTGTAGCTTACAAACCTAAATTTCAGGATAGCTATGGCCAGACAACTGGTGGAGCAGACAGCTGGGGCGATAAAATACCATCAGCACAAGATAATGTAAGTTCATTCTTTCAGACCGGTACAAATTTAACCAACTCAATTAGTCTTTCTGGTGGAAATGATGTTGCACAATCTTATTTCTCTTATGCCAATACCGCAGCGAGAGGGGTAGAGCCAACGAACAAACTAGCTCGTCATAACCTTAACTTCCGTGAGACAGCTCGTTTTCTGGATAATAAATTAACCGTAGATGCGAATGTAAATTACATCTCTCAAAAAGTTAACAATAGTCCTGGTCTGGGTTTTTACCTAAATCCTTTAACTGGACTTTATTTATTCCCAAGAGGAAGGGATATCTCTCCTTACAAAAATCAGTATGAATTACCAGGATCGGTAGAAGGTGTTTCAGTGCCACAACAAAACTGGCCATTCAACGAAGATGTACAGCAAAATCCATGGTGGGTACTTAACCGTAATCTGAATGAGGCTAAACGTAACCGTATCCTGTTAAATGCAAGTGCTAAATATGATTTTACCAGCTGGTTAAGTATCCAGGCTCGTGGAAATATTGACCGTTACACAGATATTTACGAGCAGGACCTATACGCCACTACCAATGCTGTACTTGCTAAAAAGAACGGACAATTATTGTTAAGTAACCAGACTACTGAGCAGAAATATGCAGATTTATTACTGACTTTCTCTGTACCTTCTAAATCTGATTTTAAAGTAGACGGTGTATTGGGTACCAGTATCACTGATGCCAATGCTTTTGGTACATTAATTGGCCCGGACGCAAGTAATGGCTACACGCAACCAGGTTTAACTATTCCTAATATCTTTTTGCCGGAAAATATTACAACAGTTGCCGGCGGGCCTCCTATTACCACCTTACCAAATAACCATAACCAGATACAATCGATATTTGCCAATGCAAACATTGGTTATAAAAACTGGGCATTCTTAACTGTTACAGCAAGAAATGACTGGTCTTCAAACCTGGCCTTTACCCCAAATAACTCTTATTTTTATCCATCAGCAGGTTTGTCATTCATCCTGAACCAGATGTTTAAATTGCCTGAAGTAATTTCTTATGCGAAATTAAGAGGTACTTTTGCGCAGGTAGGTAACACGGTTCCTAATTATGTAACCAATCCATTAACACACTTTAGTACTGGCGGTGGTGTACTACTGAACTCTGTAGCCCCTTTCCCGGAATTGAAGCCAGAGAAAACAACATCTTTTGAGTTAGGAACAGACTTACGTTTCTTAGGGGACAGACTTAACCTGAGCTTCACTTACTATAAATCTAATACCAAAAATCAGTTTATCCGCGTTCTTCCTTCGTTCGTAACTACTTTCTCCCAAGGTTATGTGAATGCCGGAAATATTCAGAACTCAGGTATTGAGTTTAATTTAGGTTACGATGTGATCAAAAATACAAGCCTGACCTGGAATTCATCTTTCAACGGATCAGCCAATAAAAATAAAGTAATTGATGTCGATTCAAAAGATGGTATTAATCAATTTATATTAACACCAAACCGTAACAACACTTATCAGTCAGAATTAAGGACAGGTGGTTCATTTGGTGATATTTATGGGGTGACCTTTAAACGTGATGATCAGAACCGTATTATGATTGGTGCTGATGGTAAGCCATTGGTTAACGACGGGTATAATTTCATTGGAAACGCAAATCCTAAATTCCAATTGGGATGGAGCAACACTTTTGATTACAAAAGATTCAGAGTAAGCTTCCTTGTGGATGGTAAATTTGGAGGTCAGGTCTTGTCACTTACCGAAGCGGTACTTGATAAATATGGTGTTTCAAAAGTATCTGGTGATGCAAGAAATCAAGGCGGTGTAAATATCAATGGCGTAGACGCAGTTACAGGGAAACCAATTAGCAGTGTTGATCCTAAAACCTGGTATACTTCTGTAGGTGGCCGTGATGGTATCACAGAAAACTATATCTACAGTGCAACAGTAGTTCGTTTACGTGAGGCTTCTATAGGTTACACAGTTCCATTTACTAAAGGTGCTGTTAAAAGCTTAAGACTCTCTTTAATCGGAAGAAATCTTTTATACTTCTATAAAAAAGCACCTTTCGATCCTGAGGTTACCATGTCAACAGGTAATGGATTATCTGGTGTAGATGTATTCAGCCAGCCAGCTACACGTAATTTCGGTTTCAACCTGAATGTTACTTTCTAAAATGTTCACTATAAAAATTAAAAAGATGAAAACTCAATATATGATACGCAATGGTTATAAGTATGCACTGTCTGCTTTTCTTGCACTAACAGTACTTACATTTGCCGGTTGTAAAAAGGATTTTGAAAAATATAATACCGATAATACAGGTATTGGTAACGGGAAGTTCCAGATCGGATTGGTATATCCTGGAATCCAGGCTTCTGTTTTTGGTGGAGAAGGTGATTATCAACTGAACCAAAACTTAAATGCGGACTGTTACTCAGGTTATATGATGTCTCCAAACCCTTTCAGAGGAAATATCAATAACTTAAATTACAGCCTGGTAGACGGATGGAATCAGAATATCTTTGTGACTTCTTATACCAATTCATTATTTGCCATCAATTCAATCGGAAAAGCAGGAACAAGAACTACACTACCTGATTTCTGGGCTATTGCTTTAATTCTTAAGGTGGAAATCATGAACAGAGTGACTGATAAATTTGGCCCTATTGCTTACAGCGCAGCAGGAAAAACTTTAATGGGAACACCTTATGATGCTCAGCAGGCCGTTTACAAGCAGTTTTTCCTTGAACTGGATACCGCAGTAACTAACCTGAATACTTATATCAAAGCTAATCCTGCACAAACTCCATTTAAACAATATGATTTAGTTTATGGCGGTGATTATACTAAATGGTTGAAATTTGCTAATTCACTGCGTTTACGCTTAGCAATGCACATTGTGAAAGTTGATGCTGCAACAGCACAAGCACAAGCTCAAAAGGCTTTAGATCCAGCCAGTGGTGGTGTATTAACTGTCAATGCAGACAACGCTGGTATTTCTGGTGGAGGAACTCATAATCCACTGGAAGTGATTACAACCAGCTGGACAGATATTGCTTTAGGGGCCCCGATAGAAACTTATTTAGTTGGTTACAAAGATCCTCGTTTACCAGTATATGCTACCCCAGCGGCAGATACACGCTTTGCAGGCCAGTATAAAGGTATCCGTATTGGATCAATTGTCACTGCTAAGCCTGGCTATAATGGCTACTCTTTATTAAATAGCAAAACTATTGTAACGAGTAACTCGCCAATGATGATGATGACTGCTGCCGAAGTATGGTTCCTTAAAGCAGAAGCAGCCTTACGCGGATGGACTGGTGCAGGTGATGCGCAAACAAATTATAACACTGGTATTCAGACCTCTCTGGCGCAGTGGAATGTAGCTAACGGTGAT
The sequence above is drawn from the Pedobacter cryoconitis genome and encodes:
- a CDS encoding MBG domain-containing protein yields the protein MKKLLLFLLTLFSVAVFGQGQPALEMLIFPKHIEGGAFGRNGIPYVYRAKITGLKAGQTYRYSNSIVAATTASENAVSYIYLLPPDNVIAGTPGYKSGDFYRPPIGSGEAETKNGASLKADLSAEYGVLKADQNGSYTGWFILETVKSLFAGNKLHLRISLNDPESANPSAIAYRLHPPESDVLTILSMDVNDQGFPGESGTAIRSTSAAGGIARNFVFLYDNVQGTGRPIAGTYIEDDGVLASRADIEGRSGFAPFYFDNVNGTSGAWGAMIVSDDANGIRRIEQRSLADGSLVGYNTSANGSWADGEKAGGTVSTAMSSLGSGDDGTKSIVLDGTKVTLALPKTPQTLAFTNTFPSTFKVGDADFTLSASSTAGLTAFQYTVAPAGILQLTGSTVKIIGGGTAVITVTEPGNTTFDPGTATKTIIVTATPQTITGLPATLAAVYGDGNITLSATGGASGNAVTYTSDNPAIAEITGSNQVLIKKPGTVLIKANQAGSADYSPATEVISTLTIAKASLNVTAEDKIKTHGSANPVATFTYGPFAGADDATSLTGTPILTIQADAASAAGVYDILVDVSGLTSEKYTFNPIKGKLTIETKKDQLITLSNLPATAAYGDQPLIFQAASNTANPISFTSSNPAIAVVEKDIAGEWTVRILGAGQVNITALQAEDTVYGPGIASQQLNIATVPLKIIADDKSKLTGENDPVFTARYEGFVNGDDAIKLTGALTFTKQADGIGFLIIPGGLSSANYAITFVNGKLTEGNVAFSPLNKTYGDATFDPGAISNSGTPTYTIANPAIAIVNAAGLLEIKGTGSTTVTATFTTGASGTTTLKVEPKTVVITANPQSRIYAQENPVLSVNYTGLAYGENESVLTTKPQISTLATINSAAGTYAINASAAVAPNYKFSYQQGVLTVTRAALSVKAEDKSKLYGQENPVFTLAYTGLAAQDNIGDLNLKAVVTTAAAVSSAVATYPLIPSGLTVTTNYTVSYQSGLLTINPASLNIKADDAERGAGQANPVFTFTYTGFVNGDKADNLTSAPLAVTTATASSGKGIYPITVSNAAAANYTITYTPGQLFIRGLPTITYADLPAVSYGDANFDPAAISNSGVQPVYSSDNLNVAVIENGKVKITGIGTANITVFFAASADFVATTASKPLTVAKRTLIIRVDNKTRLYGQANPVLTATYDGFVNGETVATAISAPVLLTTVAKPLSPSGTYIISGSAASALNYNISYEPGVLSIDKAILKVTADNKTRIFGIDNPFFTLKYSGFVNAENESVIQNPPLASTEAVKNSAAGTYPIVLSGGSADNYTFSYINGTLTIISTTRTITMDVMNSKAVGDPDFTPDAVLSSGETPIFSSGDPAIATIIDNKVHLVGAGNVMITATAPVNSNYAAAPSASRLLVVNKLPQTITFEKIPALQINGTYTLKAVSSAGLPVTFKVTSPDYAALTGTELKGLRIGKTQITAIQAGDNRYAAAQMIVQELQITDAAGEAIRVHPALSINGDGVNEFLSIDGIRDFPLNKVTIINRNGLKVFDIEGYDNEQHVFLGKSKSGESLPQGTYFCLIEYQTDSHVKRKTGYFILKY
- a CDS encoding PorP/SprF family type IX secretion system membrane protein, with protein sequence MKLFKQALLTSALVMLLSVSQAQQSATFNQYQDNQVPFNSAYSLLDKAGSVNLNSRKQWAGIEGAPYTFQLNGSLPIEKINGAAGLSLTYDKFNIEKLTEVSAFFAKAVQLSDQNFFAASFNAGFRNYIASYTEVDPNDVSFRNDIRETVGTAGLGIMLYSPEKYYIGASLPRLSFRSLGNASADEKRNYSNTYYFSGAYLFNLNEDVKFKPATMVSYSRTYNTEADFSATVYLKDKLGLGVNYKTTSEVAGIISVIFNNNVKLGYSYQTGFGNSNIGKISKGSHEISVGIRFGGKGPLQPKLL
- a CDS encoding ROK family protein, which produces MEVTEKLVKSTELKSEILKQLYLEKSLSCAEMSVLFNKSIPIITKTINELINEGFIIEVGYAPSSGGRRPLMYAIKPDAMHIMAIAMDQLSTRIAIVDLNNKPVTEIETVELILNNNAVALSQLITYIENHILKSGINKESILGIGIGMPGFVSVKDGKNYSYLDAEGEKLTAYITNATGLTTYIDNDSSVIALAEQRFGVAKSLKEVMVINLGWGIGLGMIVNGDIFRGYSGFAGEFSHIPLFEDGELCICGKQGCLEAEASMLVVVKKAIEGIKHGRLSTLNSFVDGSLKVMSDAIFEAANNGDQFVIELLSDAGYKIGKALSILIHIMNPQTIVLSGRGAKASKIMMAPMQQALNKYCIPRLAANTELLISKLGFDGEIIGAAALVMENFDNEQLAINTKRLTMEKLTKIKY
- a CDS encoding SusC/RagA family TonB-linked outer membrane protein — its product is MKKLLLFTLLMPGLAMGANLSKAGNSVLINWPMHKAGSLNALKVAATIKGTVKDAGGLPLVGVSVQVKGTKLSTQTDANGNFAIQANAGDVLIFSYIGFARQEATVGSGTVQITLLEDSKQLGEVVVTALGIKKSEKTITYSTQQVSGSELTRVKSDNLMNSLNGKVSGVTISPSASGVGGSAKVILRGNKSAGGNNQPLYVIDGVPISNGSNANGQPNNTFGSNVGQGGGGTTAVSASQDGGDGISNLNPEDIETLTILKGASASALYGSQAQNGVILITTKKGKAGKTQISFSSSITLDRVAYKPKFQDSYGQTTGGADSWGDKIPSAQDNVSSFFQTGTNLTNSISLSGGNDVAQSYFSYANTAARGVEPTNKLARHNLNFRETARFLDNKLTVDANVNYISQKVNNSPGLGFYLNPLTGLYLFPRGRDISPYKNQYELPGSVEGVSVPQQNWPFNEDVQQNPWWVLNRNLNEAKRNRILLNASAKYDFTSWLSIQARGNIDRYTDIYEQDLYATTNAVLAKKNGQLLLSNQTTEQKYADLLLTFSVPSKSDFKVDGVLGTSITDANAFGTLIGPDASNGYTQPGLTIPNIFLPENITTVAGGPPITTLPNNHNQIQSIFANANIGYKNWAFLTVTARNDWSSNLAFTPNNSYFYPSAGLSFILNQMFKLPEVISYAKLRGTFAQVGNTVPNYVTNPLTHFSTGGGVLLNSVAPFPELKPEKTTSFELGTDLRFLGDRLNLSFTYYKSNTKNQFIRVLPSFVTTFSQGYVNAGNIQNSGIEFNLGYDVIKNTSLTWNSSFNGSANKNKVIDVDSKDGINQFILTPNRNNTYQSELRTGGSFGDIYGVTFKRDDQNRIMIGADGKPLVNDGYNFIGNANPKFQLGWSNTFDYKRFRVSFLVDGKFGGQVLSLTEAVLDKYGVSKVSGDARNQGGVNINGVDAVTGKPISSVDPKTWYTSVGGRDGITENYIYSATVVRLREASIGYTVPFTKGAVKSLRLSLIGRNLLYFYKKAPFDPEVTMSTGNGLSGVDVFSQPATRNFGFNLNVTF
- a CDS encoding SusD/RagB family nutrient-binding outer membrane lipoprotein, producing MKTQYMIRNGYKYALSAFLALTVLTFAGCKKDFEKYNTDNTGIGNGKFQIGLVYPGIQASVFGGEGDYQLNQNLNADCYSGYMMSPNPFRGNINNLNYSLVDGWNQNIFVTSYTNSLFAINSIGKAGTRTTLPDFWAIALILKVEIMNRVTDKFGPIAYSAAGKTLMGTPYDAQQAVYKQFFLELDTAVTNLNTYIKANPAQTPFKQYDLVYGGDYTKWLKFANSLRLRLAMHIVKVDAATAQAQAQKALDPASGGVLTVNADNAGISGGGTHNPLEVITTSWTDIALGAPIETYLVGYKDPRLPVYATPAADTRFAGQYKGIRIGSIVTAKPGYNGYSLLNSKTIVTSNSPMMMMTAAEVWFLKAEAALRGWTGAGDAQTNYNTGIQTSLAQWNVANGDYVNDATSLPIAYVDPGNAANNSPAVSTITIKWDGGAANEQKLERIITQKWIAMFPEGQEAWTEYRRTGYPKLFPVVTNNSNGTIDSKIQIRRLAFPQNEYSTNGPEIAKAVQLLNGPDNGGTRLWWDVNKANF